In the genome of uncultured Methanobrevibacter sp., the window CTTCATGCTCATGATGATGATTATGATTGTGGTCATGATGATGCTCGTGGTCATCTTCTTCATCATGGCAGTCATCATCTTCACATCCACAGCGACAGGACTCATCATGTTTTTCTTCCTCATGTCCATGCTCATGTTCGTGACCATGACTGTGGTCATGATTATGCTCATGGCTGTGGTCGTGATGATGGTCGTGATCATGGTCATGGTCATCATCTGCACAATCAGGGCATCCACAAAGACTTATATCAACATCTTCATCATAATCTATCTCTTCTCTATGATCAAAAACACTTAAATCAGTGCTTTTCTGATAATCCTTCAATAACTGCTTATTGTAATGCTTTTCATTCATACATTTTTCATCACTGCAGTCAGGATCAAAACAAATATAATTGTAATGTTCGGGATTAAAGCATTCCTCTTCATTACAATCAGGATCATAACATTTATTTTCTACCATATTGACACCTTAATAAATAAAATAAAATAAAATAAAAAATTTAATTGAAGAATATCCAAAAGTTATTATTCATTCAAGTGTTCCAAACCCATCTTGTAAATCATTTCAACATGAAGGTCAGTTAATGAATACCTGGCTTGTTTTCCTTCTTTCTCAAATTTAACAATATTATGTGCCCTCAATATCCTTAATTGATTAGACACTGCATTTTGATTCAATCCTAATGATTCGCATATGTCACATACACATAAATCCTCATAGCTCAAAAGGGAAATTATCTTAAGCCTTGTAGGATTTCCAAAAATCTTAAAGAACTCTGAAAGGTCAGAATATTCATCATCAGCCAAGATATGCTTTTTAGCTCTTTCTATTGAATCTTCATGGGGATGATATATTTCACACATATCATCATGTTTATTTTCTTCATTTTGTGAATTTTGATTTTTCATTTGGAACACCTTTTTATAATAATAGTATAACATGTCAACATATTTAAATGTTTTCATATCATGATATTATGATATGTTATTAAAAAAATATTGAAAAATGCTAAAAATTAATAAAAAGTAGAAAAAATAGAAAAAAAGAAAAGAGTTAAAAAAATTTAACTATATGAAAAATGGTAAAATAAAGAATGGGCCTATGGCTGCAAGAAGGAAAAGTCCTATGCCTAAAGCAGCAATATGCTTTTGTTCATCCATTATTCCATTAATGATTAATAAAATACTGAAAAATCCTAATATTAAGGGTAAGATATGAGAAAATATAATAATAAATCCATTTGCCATTATATCACATAAATACTTTTTTCAATTATATAATAATTTATTTAATTTAATATTTAAATTTAAGCAGAAAAAAATAGCTAAAAAAAGAAAATATAAAAATTATTAAATTAAAACAAAGAAGAATTATTAGAAAATTGTAATATCTATTTCTCCTTTATGTAAAGCAGTCCCTACTAAAGCCTTTTTAATTCCTAATTCATTGATTAGAGGAATTTCATCTTTAGTGATTCCTCCCCCTAAAATTATTTTATCCTTGAATTCATCAAATTTTTCAAACAATTCCTTATTGAAACCGGCTTCTGTACCTACTGATGAAATATCAAGCAAAATAATTTCATTAGGGTCAATTCTTCTTAAGACTTCCTTAAATCCTTCCAAGTCCAAATCCATATGTTTAGTATAGAGTTCATTGTTTTTCACATCCACACTTACGATAATTCTTTCCTTAGGATACTTTTCAAAGATCTTCTCAAGCTCTTCAATTGATTCAAGTGTTTCAGTAGCTACAATAATCTTATAAGCAAAATCAAGCATGAATTCAAATGTTTCAAGATTATCTACACCTACATCCACAATAACAGGCAAAATGGTATTGACTTCCTTTATCTTATAGATATTATGATTCCCATTCCTTTCGATAAGGTCCAAATCAGCTATATACATCTCTTTTGCATTTGCCCTTTTTAATGAGTTAGCTATTTCAACAGGGTCAGATGAAGATGCATAAATAGTTTGTAAAGGGGTGTAAGTGTCTCTATTGCCGCTTTTACCAGATACAGCAACAGAATTCATTAAATCTAAAACAGGAATAATCTCTAACATATTTTCACCATCATACCATATTTTTGATAATTATAAATTATTCATCTAATTTTATAAATATTTCGTTAGCCAATTCCTTATCTACAGCCAATTGAGTGTTTCCCAATTGGAACACATAGTTAGGGAACTTTTGAATTAGACAAATCCTGGAACCTGGAATAAGCCCTAAATTCATGATTTTTCTTAATTTACGAGCATCTTCTGTTTTGATGTGTGAAACTTCACCGGATTCTCCACTGTGACAAGAAACTAAAGGCAATGAATACTCGTTTCCCAAATCATTATCACTATCTCCTTTAGGAATTGGATTGTTGTGAGGACAGTTTTCAGGGTTTCCCAAGATTCTGCATATATTGTCTTCAACCTCTTCACTCATTACATGCTCAATCTGGTCTGCCAGCTCTTCCATTTCATCCATGTCAGCTAAAAACAAGTCTGCCACTACCTTTTCTGCAATCCTATGTTTTCTAACTAAAGATCTTCCCAAATGTTCTCCATTTTCAGTTAAGTTGACAAAGCCATCATCAATCTTGACATATTCCTTCTTAGCCAATAATTCAATATCTTCCTTATTAAATTCATCAATGACCAATTTCTCTTCCTTTTCAAATTCTCTAACCCAAATATCACGCAAATAATGTTCAATTTCACTTTTTTCCATTTTAAACACCAAAATTGTTAGAAACTATTTAATCATGCTTTTAATCTTTTTAAACACCAAATTGTTAGAAACTATTTAATCATGCTTTTAATCTTTTTAAAACTGTCTTCTATAAACTTATATGATTTGGATTCAGGCAGAATCTCATATCCGCAATTGGGACATTTAACTGTTTTGCAATTGATAGGGCATGAATCACAGCTTATTCCATCACACTTTTGAAATGTGAAACCGCAGAATTCACATTTTACTATTTGATCTTTTTTATCATTCTCTTCCATTTCAAAGCCCCTATCCATCTAAAAACGTTAAAATCATATTCTTATAAACCCACATCTAAAAGATTAAATCCTAAATAATTATAAAACCACATTCAAGCTAGTCAATATGAAGTTTACGATAAAACCCATTGTAAATGCAAGAACTATGCTCATTACAGCAATCAAACCAGCTAACTTAACACCTCTTTCCTTAATCATAATCATCAATTGAGCTACACAAGGCAAGAACAAAGTTAATGTTACAGAAGCAACAAGCAATTGAACTCCTGTCAATTGATTCTGAATTGTCATAAGTCCTGCAGCACCAAAGTCCCTTCTAAAGAATCCGAGCACAAATGAGGAACTTGTTGAAGTAGGAAGGCCAATTGCATTGACTACAGGGCTGATGCATGCAATGATCCATTGGAATATTCCGCATAAGTCAAGAGCCCAAATGATTACACTGATCAATATGAAAATTGGAATCAATTCCTTGATATACATTACAAGACGTGTCCAAGTCTTTTTAGCGATATGGGACAATTTAGGCCATCTTAAAGGAGGCAATTCCATAAAGAAACTTGGCTGTGCCCCTGGAACAAATCTTTTTGCAAGGAAACCAATGACTACAAAGTTGAATAGGATTACAGCAAACCAAATCCAAATGGCATTTTGATGTTGGGATAAGAGTGCCATAATAACCCCCAATTGTGCAGAACAAGGAATTGTAAGAGCCATAAGCATTGTAGCAATGTTTCTCTCCCTTCTTGTTTCAAGTGTTCTTGTCACCATTGTTGCCATACTTCCACAGCCAACTGCAAGCACAAATGGAATAACGCTTCTTCCACTCAAACCTATCTTTTTAAACCCATTATCCACTAGGAGAGCAAGCCTTGGAAGGTATCCGCTATCTTCAAGTATTGAAAATACAATGAAGAAAAGTGATACAATAGGGAGGATAATCCCGAATCCATAGGTTAAACCAAGGGTGACGATACCATATTCACCAATAAATAGGTTTTGAATCGGTACCCAAGGAATATACTGAACAACAACAGCAGTCACTGCAGGGTTAATGTACTGGCCAAAAATGGTATTTTCCAAAAAGTCTACAAGAATGCCTGCTCCAAGCACTCCAACTATCAAATAAAGGCCAAAGTAAAGTACACAAGCAAGTATGATAAGTCCGTAAATCGGATGAATCATTATTCTGCTTAATTTTTCACCTAAGCTATCCTTATCCTGAACATTTACACTATCTATTGTTGTGTAGTTTGATTTGATGTGCTTAGCATAATCAGCAAGCCTAAGTTTTGTCAGATACTTGACCGGTTGGTCAAACTTGGCTTTTTGAGCATCAATAATCTTTGATAAGAGAGCATAATCTTCCTTCTCTTTTACAAGGTTTTCACTGTCTTCATCACCTTCAAGGAGAGAAACAGCCAAATATCTTTTAGAAACCGGATAAGATCCCTTAATGTTATTCTTTATCTCAGAAATGGCTATTTCAATAGACCTTCCATAGTCTACATCCAAAAAAGTTTTTGATTCGCTTAATATTTGATTTTCAATTGAATCATAGTTGACGATTGTATGTTTTAATTCTTCCAATCCCCTGTTTTCTGCAGCAGCAGTCAAGACAATAGGAATTCCGAGCTCATGTGACAAGCTTTCAGCATCAACAGTTGCCCCAATCTTTTCAAGCTCATCCATCATATTTAAAACTAAAATCACTTCTTTTCCTGCATCAATCAACTGCAAAGTAAGGTCAATTGACTTTTCAATGTTCTTAGCATCCACTACATGAACCATCAAGTCAAACTGTTCATCTAAAACCAACAATTTAGCTACTCTTTCCTCTTCTGTGATTGTATTTAAATCATAAAGTCCTGGAGGGTCAGTTATATGGACTGTCTTGTTATCATAGGTGAAATTACCCTCATCGATATCCACTGTGGTTCCAGGGTAATTTGAAACCATTGCAGTCATACCAGTCAATTTATTGAATGTTAAACTCTTCCCTACATTAGGACTTCCTATTAAAAGAACGTTTTTGTAGTATGCTTTATCATTATTGATTGATTTATCATCCTCTGAATCAATCTTAGAATTAGTATCCTTCCCCATTTTTACCTTCTCAAAAATTGAATAAAACTACTTAATAATCTTTACCTAAAACTAATTTTATCCATCGATATTGAACAAAACCAGATGATATAAATCTATTTTTAATTTACTTAGTTAATAATGTATATATGTAAAAAATTAGATTTATTTATAAGTTAAAAAGAAATTAGGTAAACCTAAATAATAATTTTATTTCCTAATTATATAAATATTTCTATAATTATTATTAATATTAAAAAAAGTGAGAGGATATTAAAAAAGGACAATATTAACCTTATTTAAAAAATGCCTTATTTACAATTGTTTCTATATCAATATTAGTTGCATCTTCAGTTCTTTTGAAATGGGCAAGATACTCAATATTTCCACTTTTACCTTGAATTTTTGAAACATCCAAATCAATTATGTTATATCCATATTTCTTAAAATAAGCAATTATATCAAGAATTACATCCTTATGAACTTCCTTATCATTGATGATCCCCTTGAATTTATCTGCTATTTCCTTACCACATTCAAATTGAGGCTTTATGAGAAATACCAATTCAAAATCCTCATCCTCCAAGGATATCCTATCTATAATATGCTTTAAGGAAATGAAGGACACATCAGATACTATAATATCTATGCCATCAAAGAGATTGCTTGGAGCATTCTTGAAGTTCAATTGCTCATGAAGTTCAACCCTTCCATCATTCCTTAATGAATTTGCCATCAAATCAGTTCCAACATCAATTGCAACCACCCTTTTTGCACCATTCCTTAGGGAGCAGTCTGTAAATCCTCCAGTAGATGACCCAATGTCCATAACGCTTTTATCATTCAAGTCCAAATTAAATGATTCTATAGCACCTTCAAGCTTTAATCCTGCTCTTGATACATACTTAATGGAACTGCTATCGATAATTTCGACTTTATCATTATCCTTAACGCTATAACTTGCTTTAGTCATTATATTGTCATTTACCTTTACAGACCCAGATTTGATCAGTTCCTTTGCTTTAGTTCTGGAATATGTAAAATTATTATTCACTAAATATCTATCCAATCTTTCTTTCATCTAAACACCGATATAGAAAATCCTTAAATTTTTACCAATAATAATAATTTGTTTATTGTATATATTAAAACTGATGTATGTAAAAATAATTGATTATGAAAATCAGAATAGGGCAATAATAGAAATAATAAAGGGGGAATGATTAAAATAAACTGGAAAATCAGATAGAATGAATGAATAAAAAAATAAAATGGGGGAGAAAAAGAAAAGAGAATTCATCTCTTTTCTTATTCATATTGTGTTTAAAAATACTAGCTAAGATTAAAAATAAAGAGAATGAACCCTTAAACATATTTTATACTTTATAGTATATAAAGTTTACTTGAAAAATAATAAATTTTAATTGATTTGAATAAAATGTAAAAAAAATAATAGAATAAAAAATTAAATCATGGCTTTAAAATAAAATCTTAAACAACTTTGTAAACTTCAAGGCAAGACGAGGAGATATTTTTAAAAATACCTTTAAAATGTCCTTTGGAGCCATATTCCTGTAATCAAGCCCGACGAAAGCATGAATAATCTGATTCAAATCATTATCACTTAAAGAAAGAAATACCTCATGGGCAATAGCTAATTTAGGAATAGCACCTTGAGTGTATTCATCATACAATACTTCATATTCCTTAAGTCTTTCTGCTGAATAATCCTTGTCCCTTATAGCTCTAGCTGCCACTTGGCCTGCAGTCTTTCCTCCAAGCATGCCCAAAATTATTCCACCACCAGTGATAGGATCTACCTGACCTGCTGCATCACCGCAAACCAATAGGTTATCGCTGCATATTTGGCCAATCAAACCTCCGATTGGGTCTCCACCAACATTCAGTTCAACTGCCTTTGCATTTTTCAAAGGAGGATATGATTCAATGAATTCATTTAAGTAGTCAATGGCTGGCCTTTTGCTTGCTGAAGATATTGCAATGCCAACATTTGCAATGTCATCTCCCTTTGGAAATACCCATGCATAGCCACCATTTGCAAAAGCGCCTAAATGAAGCTCAACCAAGTCCATCCTTTCACAATCGACTCCAACCATTTCATATTGAACTCCAGACATCATTTGCTGTGGCTTTTTAGTGGAGTTTATGCCAAATGCCTTGGCCACTCGAGATTCAGGACCATCTGCAGCAATTACTATGCGAGCCTTTATTTCAATGATTTCTCCCATATGTTCACAGTCAATTACATAAAATGAACCATCGGAATCCTCATCTTTCATAATGGATTTTGCTAATGTCTTAACCATTATTTTAGCACCTGCTCTTGCAGCATCCATAGCCATATACTTATCAAAGACCTTCCTTTCAATGACATATCCCTTTTCTGGCAGCACTGTCTCATCAAGAGTCAATCTTGTTTTATCCGGTGCAATAATAGCTCCCCCATTGATTCTCTGAACAGCCCATTGTGGATTCGGTTCAATCTCAAGCCATTTAAGCCCATGGTCATAAATGCCTTCTGCACATCTTTTAGGAGTCCCTATTTCTGACTTCTTATCTATCAATATTACGCTTGCCCCTCCTAAAGCAGCATGTTTAGCTGCAGCAGAGCCAGCAGGACCTGCACCAATTACTAAAACATCAGTTTCCATCATAATTATCATCAAAACCAATAAATTTTTTTAACTAAAGTCCCTAATCTAAAATTTAGAACATATAATAATTAAGAAAATGTAATATTTAAATTTTTAGAAATTTAATCCATTAAACATGCTAAAATCATATATAAAAATTAAAAGAATGTAAAGTGGAAACTAATTAAAAACAGCCCCATTATAAAATATAAAATTAAAAAAAATAAAATTATTAAAAAAAGTTAAAAAAAGTAAAATTATTAAAAAAAAGTTAAAAAAAGTAAAATTATGGGTTTAATCATTTAAACCCACAGTTAATACTTAAAATAAAAATTAAGCCTTTACTGCATCAGATATAAATTCTTTTTCAGATGCTGAAACAACAACCAATTTATCATCTTTTGCATATGCAAAAGTATAGTACGGATAAGTTGTAATGGTATAAATGTAATTACCGCTTACAAATCTGGTTACATTTTGAGGGTGATACTCCAAATAACCAGCAACTCCATTTATGGTTTCACTATTCCCCCCATAATGACGAGCTGTGTCATCAGTTGCCTTATGGCTAGGGTTTTTAGAAACGCTTAATGAAAGTGTATCATTATCTTTTTTATAATTCTTTATCTCTGAGAAATAAGCTATATTATCAACAGTCTTGTTATATTTTGTTGTGGTGTTTCTTACAACTTCTTCAAATCCATCAGGAACATTGAAATTGACTCCATCCACAGTTACTGTATTTCCACCACCCAGGAGACTTCCAAGATCAAAAGCATTGACCGCCCCTATACTAACAATAGCTATAATCGCTACAACCAATAGAGCAAATAATTTTTTATTCATATTATCAACCTTAAGTTTTTGTTATAGATATATTAATCTTTCATTATATATATGTTTTAAAATATTAAAAATAATTATTAAATTGTTAATCAATATTAATAATTAATACTATTTTAATAATAGAAATGTAAAATAATTAAAAAATATTCATATTTTAAATAAAAAATGAAATATTGAATTTTTTATAAAATAGTTTTTATACTTAACAATTAACAAAATTAACTATTTATATATTAGAAAACTTATATTTTATTAAGAAACCCCATATTTTTCCCAATATAAAAATCAATACAAAAAACATTATTACGTGAATAATCAGGTGCATCAAATGAAAATAATGAATAAAATTTTATCCAAAAGCAATAGTTATAATTATTACAAAACCAATTTTGAAAAATTAAAAAAAGAAAATAAAGAATTGATAGCGGAAAAAGAGAGTGATGAAAAGAATTATGAAAATAAAATAAAAAAATTAAATGAAAAATACGGCAAAGAGACTGAAAAGCTTAATAAAAAATATAATCATGATATCCGTGAACTTAATAAAAAATACAGCCATGAAATTGGTGAGATGAATAAAAATTTAAATTCACTCAAAAATGATTTAATGAATATTAATCATTCAGAAGAAATAATCAATAATGAACTTAAATATGCTTTTGTATTTAATGATACAATAAAAAACTCAGAATGGTTAAAAGAAAGAAATTTTTCATTGGTTAATTCTGCTGCAAATTACTCATTCATGTATTCATTATATCGTATTTTAAATGATGCACAGCCAAAAAATATTTTAGAAATGGGTTTAGGGCAAACTACTAAATTAACCTCCCAATATGCCAAATATTTTAACGATGCTAAATTAACAGTCTTGGAAAGTGATGAAACTTGGATAGAAAATTTCTCTAAAAATCTAGAGATCTCAGAAAATATACAAATACTTAACCTTGATGTGGAAACATTTGAATATAATAACACAATCAATCTCCGTTTTAAAGACATTTCAAAAATTGTTGAAGATGAAAAATACGATTTAATCATTATCGACGGTCCAAGAGGGTTTATAGTAAAAGATGGAAAAAATGAACTTTTAGATTATTCAAGATCAAATATATGGCAAATGATTCCATCCAATCTAGCAGATGATTTTATAATCATAATTGATGATTATGAAAGAAAAGGTGAAAGAAACACTATGGACCATACTAAAGAATTGTTAAAAGAAAATGATATAGACATATTTTCATATACCTCTAAAGGATTAAAAACACAACATGCAATTTTTTCTGAAAAATATAGATTTATTAGTTGGATCTAAAATTTTGGAAAAATGAGTAAAAATGAAAAAGAATAAGATTAAAAAAAAGAAATAAAAATAAAAAAAAAAAAGAAATAAAAATAAAAAAAGGAATAAAATATAAAAATAGATTAAAAAAAAAGAAATAAAAATAAAAAACTATAAGTAAAATTCAGGTTCTTTTCTTTCTGCATTTGCACTTTCAAATGCTGGTTTTTTAGCTTCAAATGCTTCTCCAGTGAAAGCCCTAGCATTTTCTGGGCAAATGTTTATGCATGAAGTGCATCTTGTACATAAGTCTAGGTCAACATCTGCTGGATCATCATCAGGAATAGCTTTCTCAGGACAAACACCTATACATTCAAGACAGAATACACATTTACTTTCATCACAGGATACAATGAATGGAAGGGTTTTATAATCTACATAAGGTCTGTTTCCTGGAATTTCAGTTTCTAAAGAATCACCAGCTGCTATTTTTTCAATACACTTTTGTGCAAATTCATTGATTTTTCCAATATCTGAATCATCAGGCCTTCCAACTGCAACACCATCAAATATGGAATGATGGCTGATAGTGGATGCAGCAGCAATTACATCAAAACCATTTTCATCCAATAAGTCAACAAGTTCAAGCAATGCATCAGTTACATGTGCATTTCCATAATTTACAACAGCTATTGCTTTTGTATTGTCTCCAGTTAACTTGGATAATCTTGCTCTTGCGGTTTTTGGAATTCTTCCTGCAAAAACAGGCATTCCAACTAAAACAATATCATCCGATGAAAATTCTTTTTCACCATCAAAGTAAAGCAAATCACAAATTTCATAATCTTTACTAAAGTTACTCGCCATTTGATTAAGTACTTTTTTTGTTGTTTCAGACGGGCTAAAAAATATATTTGTTATTTTACTCATATTCTCACCTTAATTTAAAATCTAAATTTCTAAAAAATGATTTATACTATTTTTATTATTATATTTATTATTTTTTAAATATGTACATTTTGTTAATATGAGTAGTATTATACCCTATAAAAAAAACTAAAAATATATATATATACCTCAACATATAATCCTTAAATAAAGAAAGAAAGGATTAACTAAACTTAATTTAGTTAATAAATGATATTCTGGAGAAAAAATGTCTAAATTACTTATTAAAATCCCTATTTTAAAAATTGAAGATAGGGCAAATAATTTTGATAACACAATTAGAAATCAAACACTTTATGAAATTGAAATAATTTACATTAAGAGCCATAATGAATCATCTGAAATTATTTATTCAATTTCTGAAACTGAACCATTAAAAAAAGCCATTCAAGATAATAATTTTGTAAAAGATAATTTAATTAAAACTGATAATGGCGAATCATCTGATTTTATTAAGGAATATTCATTTAAAGAAGAAACATTTATTTTTGACATTTTGAAAGAATTTGAAAGATTCCTAAAAGAAAATTCCTTGCAGGAATATTACAATCTTGATTTCCTAAAGCTTAAATTAAAAATTTCAAAAAAATTTTTAGAGGACTCACAAGAGAACCATAAAGAAGATTTTTATAGAATGATGCGTTCAGATTTCATAAATACAGACATAAGCAATGAAATCTTTAAAAAATTACCTTTAGACTTGTATAGATTCTTCATATGGGTTTTAAATGAGGAAACCCAATTAAAGTATTCATCTTTTGAAATGCATGCAAATGGATTCTATAATTACATTATTAAAAAGGAACTAGATTCTGAAATAGAAAGTTTTTCAAAAATAGGCATTAATCAAGATAAACAGAATGCCCCTTTATTAATTGTCACATTAACTTCTTTTCCAGCCCGCATAAATGAAATTCATTATACTATCTATTCCCTTTTAAACCAAAGATTAAAGCCAGACAAAGTAGTTCTATGGTTAGCTGAAGAACAATTTCCAAATAAGGAAGAAGATTTGCCTAATAATCTATTGAAACTAAAGTCTAATGGCTTAACAATTGAATGGTGTGATGACATCAAATCCTATAAAAAACTAATACCTGCCCTAGAGAAATATCCTAAAGATTTTTTAGTTACTGCTGATGATGACATTTACTATCATGAAACATGGCTAGAGGATATGTGGAAAGTATACGAAAAACACCCAAATACAATCATATCCTCAAGAACAAGACGTATCAAAATTAATTCTGAAGATGAAATACTTCCATACAACAATTGGAATCTGATTAATGATGATAGTGAAAGCTCATATCTAAATTTACCTACTGGTGCTGGAGGCATATTATATTTCCCAAATGCCCTTTCCAATAAGGTATTTGAAAAAAACTTATTCGAAGAATTCTGCCCTACAACTGATGATCTTTGGTTTTGGGCAATGGCCGTCTTAAACAAAACTAAAATTACATGTATTGATAATCCTTTTAACATACTGAAATATGTAAATATTACGCAAGAACTTGGTCTTATTAATGCTCCTACATTATGGCTTTACAACAAAGAAGGAAACAATGATAAGCAATTCAATAATTTATTAGAACATTTTCCAGAAATTAAAAAGATCATAATAAATGAAAAAAAACAAAAAGAGTTTGTTGGGTGATTACCTTATGAAAACAGAAGAGAAATTTGATGAAGAATATTTTAATAAATTGGATTCCCTGTTAAATGAAAAAGACATAATTTTAAATCGAAACATTGAATATTCATTTATTCTAGAACAAGAGATAAACACCCTAAAACGGAAAATAAACGCAAAAGAACAGGAAACAAAAGCACTGAAACAAAAAATAAACGCAAAAGAACAGGAAACAAAAGCACTGAAACAAAAAATAAACGCAAAAAAACGCAAAAGAACAGAAAGTGAAAGCTTTAAAACAAG includes:
- a CDS encoding helix-turn-helix transcriptional regulator, with protein sequence MKNQNSQNEENKHDDMCEIYHPHEDSIERAKKHILADDEYSDLSEFFKIFGNPTRLKIISLLSYEDLCVCDICESLGLNQNAVSNQLRILRAHNIVKFEKEGKQARYSLTDLHVEMIYKMGLEHLNE
- a CDS encoding HisA/HisF family protein, translating into MLEIIPVLDLMNSVAVSGKSGNRDTYTPLQTIYASSSDPVEIANSLKRANAKEMYIADLDLIERNGNHNIYKIKEVNTILPVIVDVGVDNLETFEFMLDFAYKIIVATETLESIEELEKIFEKYPKERIIVSVDVKNNELYTKHMDLDLEGFKEVLRRIDPNEIILLDISSVGTEAGFNKELFEKFDEFKDKIILGGGITKDEIPLINELGIKKALVGTALHKGEIDITIF
- a CDS encoding metal-dependent transcriptional regulator, whose product is MEKSEIEHYLRDIWVREFEKEEKLVIDEFNKEDIELLAKKEYVKIDDGFVNLTENGEHLGRSLVRKHRIAEKVVADLFLADMDEMEELADQIEHVMSEEVEDNICRILGNPENCPHNNPIPKGDSDNDLGNEYSLPLVSCHSGESGEVSHIKTEDARKLRKIMNLGLIPGSRICLIQKFPNYVFQLGNTQLAVDKELANEIFIKLDE
- the feoB gene encoding ferrous iron transport protein B, with translation MGKDTNSKIDSEDDKSINNDKAYYKNVLLIGSPNVGKSLTFNKLTGMTAMVSNYPGTTVDIDEGNFTYDNKTVHITDPPGLYDLNTITEEERVAKLLVLDEQFDLMVHVVDAKNIEKSIDLTLQLIDAGKEVILVLNMMDELEKIGATVDAESLSHELGIPIVLTAAAENRGLEELKHTIVNYDSIENQILSESKTFLDVDYGRSIEIAISEIKNNIKGSYPVSKRYLAVSLLEGDEDSENLVKEKEDYALLSKIIDAQKAKFDQPVKYLTKLRLADYAKHIKSNYTTIDSVNVQDKDSLGEKLSRIMIHPIYGLIILACVLYFGLYLIVGVLGAGILVDFLENTIFGQYINPAVTAVVVQYIPWVPIQNLFIGEYGIVTLGLTYGFGIILPIVSLFFIVFSILEDSGYLPRLALLVDNGFKKIGLSGRSVIPFVLAVGCGSMATMVTRTLETRRERNIATMLMALTIPCSAQLGVIMALLSQHQNAIWIWFAVILFNFVVIGFLAKRFVPGAQPSFFMELPPLRWPKLSHIAKKTWTRLVMYIKELIPIFILISVIIWALDLCGIFQWIIACISPVVNAIGLPTSTSSSFVLGFFRRDFGAAGLMTIQNQLTGVQLLVASVTLTLFLPCVAQLMIMIKERGVKLAGLIAVMSIVLAFTMGFIVNFILTSLNVVL
- a CDS encoding TlyA family RNA methyltransferase, with amino-acid sequence MKERLDRYLVNNNFTYSRTKAKELIKSGSVKVNDNIMTKASYSVKDNDKVEIIDSSSIKYVSRAGLKLEGAIESFNLDLNDKSVMDIGSSTGGFTDCSLRNGAKRVVAIDVGTDLMANSLRNDGRVELHEQLNFKNAPSNLFDGIDIIVSDVSFISLKHIIDRISLEDEDFELVFLIKPQFECGKEIADKFKGIINDKEVHKDVILDIIAYFKKYGYNIIDLDVSKIQGKSGNIEYLAHFKRTEDATNIDIETIVNKAFFK
- a CDS encoding NAD(P)/FAD-dependent oxidoreductase; the encoded protein is MMETDVLVIGAGPAGSAAAKHAALGGASVILIDKKSEIGTPKRCAEGIYDHGLKWLEIEPNPQWAVQRINGGAIIAPDKTRLTLDETVLPEKGYVIERKVFDKYMAMDAARAGAKIMVKTLAKSIMKDEDSDGSFYVIDCEHMGEIIEIKARIVIAADGPESRVAKAFGINSTKKPQQMMSGVQYEMVGVDCERMDLVELHLGAFANGGYAWVFPKGDDIANVGIAISSASKRPAIDYLNEFIESYPPLKNAKAVELNVGGDPIGGLIGQICSDNLLVCGDAAGQVDPITGGGIILGMLGGKTAGQVAARAIRDKDYSAERLKEYEVLYDEYTQGAIPKLAIAHEVFLSLSDNDLNQIIHAFVGLDYRNMAPKDILKVFLKISPRLALKFTKLFKILF
- a CDS encoding rRNA adenine N-6-methyltransferase family protein; translation: MKIMNKILSKSNSYNYYKTNFEKLKKENKELIAEKESDEKNYENKIKKLNEKYGKETEKLNKKYNHDIRELNKKYSHEIGEMNKNLNSLKNDLMNINHSEEIINNELKYAFVFNDTIKNSEWLKERNFSLVNSAANYSFMYSLYRILNDAQPKNILEMGLGQTTKLTSQYAKYFNDAKLTVLESDETWIENFSKNLEISENIQILNLDVETFEYNNTINLRFKDISKIVEDEKYDLIIIDGPRGFIVKDGKNELLDYSRSNIWQMIPSNLADDFIIIIDDYERKGERNTMDHTKELLKENDIDIFSYTSKGLKTQHAIFSEKYRFISWI
- a CDS encoding 4Fe-4S binding protein, with protein sequence MSKITNIFFSPSETTKKVLNQMASNFSKDYEICDLLYFDGEKEFSSDDIVLVGMPVFAGRIPKTARARLSKLTGDNTKAIAVVNYGNAHVTDALLELVDLLDENGFDVIAAASTISHHSIFDGVAVGRPDDSDIGKINEFAQKCIEKIAAGDSLETEIPGNRPYVDYKTLPFIVSCDESKCVFCLECIGVCPEKAIPDDDPADVDLDLCTRCTSCINICPENARAFTGEAFEAKKPAFESANAERKEPEFYL